The Urbifossiella limnaea genome has a window encoding:
- a CDS encoding PQQ-binding-like beta-propeller repeat protein has protein sequence MRYALVLVAAAAATAARADDWPQWMGPQRDGVWREDGVLDKFPAGGPKVLWRQPCGPGYSGPSVAAGKVYVPDFMPKDKLPDGGFAKGEFRGEERLVCRDAATGKELWADAYPVEYRIGYPGGPRANATVDGGKVYALGAMGDLRCLDAATGKLVWAKNFIRDYGAGTQIWGHAAHPLIDGDRLVCLVGGTNDRMVIAFDKHTGKEVWASQSTAGDFGYSAPVAHEFGGKRQIVVWHSKAVVGLEPATGKRLWKQDFDVKFALTAPMARKVGTDGLFVTSFYNGSMFLKVGADKADVVWKSKTKGEAASQTTDLSSIMPTPVIDGDTAYGVCSYGQLRGLDVPSGKRLWETMQATRGKRTPAKVAASDEPAGSERWSNAFLTPQGGRYFLFNEQGDLIIAKLTKAGYAEIDRANVIEPTNTMAGAGRKVVWVHPAYANKCMFVRNDREVVCVDLRQ, from the coding sequence ATGCGCTACGCACTCGTTCTCGTCGCGGCCGCCGCCGCGACCGCCGCCCGCGCCGACGACTGGCCGCAGTGGATGGGGCCGCAGCGCGACGGCGTCTGGCGCGAGGACGGCGTCCTCGACAAGTTCCCCGCCGGCGGGCCGAAGGTGCTGTGGCGGCAGCCGTGCGGGCCGGGCTACTCGGGGCCGTCGGTGGCGGCCGGGAAGGTCTACGTCCCCGACTTCATGCCGAAGGACAAGCTACCGGACGGCGGATTCGCCAAGGGCGAGTTCCGCGGCGAGGAGCGCCTGGTCTGCCGCGACGCCGCCACCGGCAAGGAGCTGTGGGCCGACGCCTACCCGGTCGAGTACCGGATCGGCTACCCCGGCGGGCCGCGGGCCAACGCCACGGTGGACGGCGGGAAGGTCTACGCCCTCGGGGCGATGGGCGACCTCCGCTGCCTCGACGCCGCGACCGGGAAGCTGGTGTGGGCCAAGAACTTCATCCGCGACTACGGGGCCGGCACCCAGATCTGGGGGCACGCCGCCCACCCGCTCATCGACGGCGACCGGCTCGTCTGCCTCGTCGGCGGGACGAACGACCGCATGGTGATCGCCTTCGACAAGCACACCGGCAAGGAGGTCTGGGCGTCTCAGAGCACTGCCGGCGACTTCGGCTACAGCGCTCCGGTGGCCCACGAGTTCGGCGGCAAGCGGCAGATCGTCGTCTGGCACAGCAAGGCCGTCGTCGGGCTCGAACCCGCGACCGGGAAGCGGCTGTGGAAGCAGGACTTCGACGTGAAGTTCGCCCTCACCGCCCCGATGGCGCGGAAGGTCGGCACCGACGGGCTGTTCGTCACGTCGTTCTACAACGGGTCGATGTTCCTGAAGGTGGGCGCGGACAAGGCCGACGTGGTGTGGAAGAGCAAGACGAAGGGCGAGGCGGCGAGCCAGACGACGGACCTGAGCTCGATCATGCCGACGCCCGTGATCGACGGCGACACCGCGTACGGCGTGTGCAGCTACGGCCAACTCCGCGGCCTGGACGTTCCGAGCGGCAAGCGGCTGTGGGAGACGATGCAGGCGACCCGCGGCAAGCGGACCCCGGCGAAGGTGGCGGCGAGCGACGAGCCGGCCGGGAGCGAGCGGTGGAGCAACGCCTTCCTGACGCCGCAGGGTGGCCGCTACTTCCTGTTCAACGAGCAGGGCGACCTGATCATCGCCAAACTGACGAAGGCCGGCTATGCGGAGATCGACCGGGCGAACGTGATCGAGCCGACGAACACGATGGCCGGCGCCGGGCGGAAGGTCGTGTGGGTCCACCCGGCCTACGCGAACAAGTGCATGTTCGTGCGGAACGACCGCGAGGTCGTGTGCGTGGACCTCCGGCAGTAG
- the ffh gene encoding signal recognition particle protein produces the protein MFEGITKSLTEAFKKFRGGKLTAENVRDGLREVRRAFIEADVNYDVVTDFIGRVEAKAVGQEVLARVNPSDQIIKIVHDELVATMGPVDPKIPQRADRPVVLMLCGLQGAGKTTTAAKLALTLQSRGRKPLLAAADLQRPGAVEQLRTLGEQIGVPVYSEATNPVDVCRNAVAEAKRTLCDAVILDTAGRLQIDDDLMAELQRIDKLVKPDECYLVVDAMIGQEAANVAKAFNDALELNACILTKLDGDARGGAAMSIKGVTGVPVKFIGVGEKVDKLEDFVPERMAGRIMGQGDLMGVVEKIASIQSQVSEEELKKQQEALTKGQFTLDMFRQQFATIAKMGMKDMLGRMPGMSEMIPEGEDPEEALKRVQGMIDSMTKKEKDDPDIIDTPRRRRIARGAGVEPHEVNQFLKQFEQVRFLMKQMASMSMWQRLKMVTGLGKAGAFMPGGMDMLKTKGDTGTRKSAKQRAEERKKKKKKK, from the coding sequence ATGTTCGAAGGCATTACCAAGTCGCTGACCGAGGCGTTCAAGAAGTTCCGCGGCGGTAAGCTCACCGCCGAGAACGTCCGCGACGGCCTGCGCGAGGTCCGCCGCGCGTTCATCGAGGCCGACGTCAACTACGACGTGGTCACCGACTTCATCGGCCGGGTCGAGGCGAAGGCCGTGGGCCAGGAAGTCCTGGCCCGCGTCAACCCGTCCGACCAGATCATCAAGATCGTCCACGACGAGCTCGTGGCCACGATGGGGCCGGTGGACCCGAAAATCCCCCAGCGCGCCGACCGGCCCGTCGTGCTGATGCTGTGCGGCCTCCAGGGCGCCGGCAAAACGACCACCGCCGCCAAGCTCGCGCTCACGCTCCAGTCGCGCGGCCGCAAGCCGCTCCTCGCCGCGGCCGACTTGCAGCGCCCCGGTGCCGTCGAGCAGCTGCGCACGCTCGGCGAGCAGATCGGCGTCCCGGTCTACTCCGAAGCCACGAACCCCGTGGACGTGTGCCGCAACGCCGTCGCCGAGGCGAAGAGGACGCTGTGCGACGCCGTCATCCTCGACACCGCCGGCCGGCTGCAGATCGACGACGACCTGATGGCGGAGCTGCAGCGGATCGACAAGCTGGTGAAGCCGGACGAGTGCTACCTGGTCGTGGACGCGATGATCGGCCAGGAGGCGGCGAACGTCGCCAAGGCGTTCAACGACGCGCTGGAGCTCAACGCCTGCATCCTCACCAAGCTCGACGGCGACGCCCGCGGCGGCGCCGCCATGTCGATCAAGGGCGTGACCGGCGTGCCGGTGAAGTTCATCGGCGTCGGCGAGAAGGTGGACAAGCTCGAAGACTTCGTCCCCGAGCGGATGGCCGGCCGGATCATGGGCCAGGGCGACCTGATGGGGGTGGTCGAGAAGATCGCCAGCATCCAGTCGCAGGTGTCCGAGGAGGAACTGAAGAAGCAGCAGGAGGCGCTGACCAAGGGGCAGTTCACGCTGGACATGTTCCGCCAGCAGTTCGCCACCATCGCCAAGATGGGGATGAAGGACATGCTCGGCCGGATGCCGGGGATGAGCGAGATGATCCCCGAGGGCGAAGACCCCGAGGAGGCGCTGAAGCGCGTCCAGGGGATGATCGACTCGATGACGAAGAAGGAGAAGGACGACCCGGACATCATCGACACGCCGCGCCGCCGCCGCATCGCCAGGGGGGCCGGCGTCGAGCCGCACGAGGTGAACCAGTTCCTGAAGCAGTTCGAGCAGGTGCGGTTCCTGATGAAGCAGATGGCGAGCATGTCGATGTGGCAGCGGCTGAAGATGGTGACGGGCCTCGGGAAGGCGGGGGCGTTCATGCCCGGCGGGATGGACATGCTGAAGACGAAGGGCGACACCGGCACCCGCAAGAGCGCCAAGCAGCGGGCCGAGGAGCGGAAGAAGAAGAAGAAGAAGAAGTAG
- a CDS encoding IS66 family transposase, whose translation MPAVAPILDDAFVAAFRAGTLTAGQAEAALPRDRAAAIFFLLQLCTALGSPAPAGGAHTPPGTVPPYARPSATPPRKKRRAVPGHPGTPRPRPEHIDRHQSHQLPACPDCGGRRTRTGRTRTRLVEDVPDDLRPELTEHTIHRDWCPCGRKPVEPPVPDALPGCTVGNRTVVLSAGLHYGLGVTTRQIVDVFNGHLHLPITDGGRTQMWHRRGDVLGPWYEQVHRHGLDAGVPHADETGWRVEGRTHWRWCFTGADATYDRIDESRGHPALDPFFVEEFAGLLVTDFWAAYDAVGRAKQKCWPHLLRELKEMGAGSDAGGDWPDFARRLRRV comes from the coding sequence ATGCCCGCCGTGGCCCCGATCCTCGATGACGCCTTCGTCGCGGCCTTCCGCGCCGGCACCCTGACCGCCGGGCAGGCCGAGGCGGCGTTGCCCCGCGACCGGGCCGCCGCCATCTTCTTCCTCCTCCAACTCTGCACCGCCCTCGGCTCACCCGCGCCCGCCGGCGGTGCCCACACGCCCCCGGGCACCGTCCCGCCGTATGCCAGGCCGTCGGCCACGCCCCCGCGGAAGAAACGCCGGGCCGTGCCCGGCCACCCCGGCACCCCACGCCCGCGACCCGAGCACATCGACCGCCACCAGTCGCACCAACTCCCCGCCTGCCCCGACTGCGGTGGGCGGCGCACCCGCACCGGACGGACCCGCACCCGCCTCGTCGAGGACGTCCCCGACGACCTCCGGCCCGAGCTGACCGAGCACACCATCCACCGCGACTGGTGCCCGTGCGGCCGGAAGCCGGTCGAGCCCCCGGTCCCCGACGCCCTCCCCGGCTGCACCGTCGGCAACCGCACCGTCGTCTTGTCCGCCGGGCTCCACTACGGGCTGGGGGTCACGACCCGCCAGATCGTGGACGTCTTCAACGGCCACCTGCACCTCCCGATCACCGACGGCGGGCGGACCCAGATGTGGCACCGCCGGGGCGACGTCCTGGGGCCGTGGTACGAGCAGGTCCACCGCCACGGCCTCGACGCCGGCGTCCCCCACGCCGACGAGACCGGGTGGCGCGTCGAAGGACGGACGCACTGGCGGTGGTGCTTCACCGGCGCCGACGCCACGTACGACCGGATCGACGAGTCCCGCGGCCACCCGGCCCTCGACCCGTTCTTCGTCGAGGAGTTCGCGGGTCTGCTGGTGACGGACTTCTGGGCGGCGTACGACGCGGTCGGGCGGGCCAAGCAGAAGTGCTGGCCGCACCTGCTGCGGGAACTGAAGGAGATGGGCGCGGGGTCGGACGCGGGGGGCGACTGGCCCGACTTCGCCCGGCGGTTGCGGCGGGTGTAA
- the dacB gene encoding D-alanyl-D-alanine carboxypeptidase/D-alanyl-D-alanine endopeptidase: MRRLLRFLALSAVPAAAVVCLVAVPAPARPPAGLARLIDEVVTGPDYTHASWGILVVDADGNPVYARNPDQMLAPASVTKLFTCAAALLALGADHTFVTDVFRRGLLLNGTLRGDLILVASGDPIMGGRTGPDGKTVWKNSDHTYAGSGLAEAYLTDADPLAGLNDIARQVKASGVNAVEGEVMIDDRLFARARSSGSGPDVVSPVTVNDNVVDVIVTPGAKAGDPATVKTRPETAFFQVDAQVSTADEKAKAQVEVLAVGPNHLAVRGRVPAAGKAVVAIHPVAEPALFARALLVEALRRNGVRCEAAVIRPGLPTLPPRGDYATLTKAATLKSAPLSDLTTVTLKVSHNLYASTLPCLVAVGDGRTTAADGLRRGRRLLTDLGVDAGAFSFGGGAGGAEADCVSARATVQLLRGMAARPEWAAYRAGLPVLGVDGTLAAVVGRDSPARGKVFAKTGTLYWTDVANDRWLLRSKALAGTMITKGGATLYFAMFVNNVPVSRETGSAREGRVLGRLCEIIHDNGP; encoded by the coding sequence GTGCGCCGACTGCTCCGCTTCCTCGCCCTCTCGGCCGTGCCCGCCGCCGCGGTCGTGTGCCTCGTCGCCGTTCCTGCGCCGGCCCGGCCGCCGGCCGGCCTCGCGCGCCTGATCGACGAGGTCGTGACCGGCCCCGACTACACCCACGCCAGCTGGGGCATCCTCGTCGTCGACGCCGACGGCAACCCGGTGTACGCCCGCAACCCGGACCAGATGCTCGCCCCGGCGTCGGTCACGAAGCTGTTCACGTGTGCCGCGGCGCTGCTCGCGCTCGGGGCGGACCACACCTTCGTCACCGACGTGTTCCGCCGCGGGCTGTTGCTCAACGGCACCCTCCGCGGCGACCTGATCCTCGTCGCGTCCGGCGACCCGATCATGGGCGGCCGCACCGGCCCCGACGGCAAGACGGTGTGGAAGAACAGCGACCACACCTACGCCGGTAGCGGGCTGGCCGAGGCGTACCTTACCGACGCCGACCCGCTCGCGGGGTTGAACGACATCGCCCGGCAGGTGAAGGCCAGCGGCGTCAACGCCGTCGAGGGCGAGGTGATGATTGACGACCGGCTGTTCGCCCGCGCCCGCAGCTCGGGCAGCGGCCCGGACGTGGTCTCGCCCGTCACCGTCAACGACAACGTCGTCGACGTGATCGTGACGCCCGGGGCGAAGGCCGGCGACCCGGCGACGGTGAAGACGCGGCCCGAGACGGCGTTCTTCCAGGTGGACGCGCAGGTGAGCACGGCCGACGAGAAGGCCAAGGCGCAGGTCGAGGTACTGGCCGTGGGGCCGAACCACCTCGCGGTGCGCGGCCGGGTGCCGGCCGCGGGCAAGGCGGTCGTGGCCATCCATCCGGTGGCCGAGCCGGCGCTGTTCGCGCGGGCGCTGCTGGTCGAGGCGCTGCGGCGCAACGGCGTGCGGTGCGAGGCGGCGGTGATCCGCCCCGGCCTCCCGACGCTGCCGCCGCGCGGCGACTACGCCACCCTCACGAAGGCGGCGACGCTGAAGTCGGCGCCGCTGAGCGACCTGACGACGGTGACGCTGAAGGTGAGCCACAACCTGTACGCCAGCACGCTGCCGTGCCTGGTCGCGGTCGGCGACGGCCGCACCACCGCCGCCGACGGACTGCGCCGCGGCCGGCGGCTGCTGACGGACCTGGGCGTGGACGCGGGGGCGTTCTCGTTCGGCGGCGGGGCGGGCGGGGCGGAGGCGGATTGCGTGTCGGCGCGGGCGACGGTGCAACTGCTGCGCGGCATGGCGGCGCGGCCGGAGTGGGCCGCCTACCGGGCCGGGCTCCCGGTGCTCGGGGTGGACGGGACGCTGGCCGCGGTCGTGGGCCGCGACAGCCCGGCCCGCGGCAAGGTGTTCGCCAAGACGGGTACGCTGTACTGGACGGACGTGGCCAACGACCGGTGGCTCCTCCGCAGCAAGGCGCTGGCCGGGACGATGATCACCAAGGGCGGCGCGACGCTGTACTTCGCCATGTTCGTGAACAACGTGCCGGTGTCGCGCGAGACCGGATCGGCGCGCGAGGGCCGCGTCCTGGGCCGGCTGTGCGAGATCATCCACGACAACGGGCCGTAA
- the hisF gene encoding imidazole glycerol phosphate synthase subunit HisF produces the protein MLTKRIIPCLDVDRGRVVKGTNFVGLRDAGDPVEVARRYDEQGADELVFLDISASHEGRAILLDMIRRVAETIFMPFTVGGGIRTLDDATQIIQAGAEKVSLNSAAVRTPGLIREVSEKFGRCATVVNIDPKRVTRDGRETWEVFVNGGRIPTGLEAVAWARRVEELGAGEIVLTSMDADGTKNGYDLPMVEAVSRAVNIPVVASGGAGSPEHLRAAFAAGADAALAASIFHYNEFSIPDTKAYLAARGVPVRVAPKLTA, from the coding sequence ATGCTGACCAAGCGGATCATCCCCTGCCTGGACGTGGACCGCGGCCGCGTTGTGAAGGGGACCAACTTCGTCGGCCTCCGCGACGCCGGCGACCCCGTCGAGGTCGCCCGCCGGTACGACGAACAAGGCGCCGACGAGCTCGTCTTCCTGGACATTTCCGCCAGCCACGAGGGCCGGGCGATCCTGCTCGACATGATCCGCCGCGTGGCCGAAACCATCTTCATGCCGTTCACCGTCGGCGGCGGCATCCGCACCCTCGACGACGCCACGCAGATCATCCAGGCCGGGGCCGAGAAGGTGAGCCTGAACTCGGCCGCGGTGCGGACGCCGGGGCTGATCCGCGAGGTGAGCGAGAAGTTCGGCCGCTGTGCGACCGTGGTGAACATTGACCCCAAGCGGGTGACGCGCGACGGGCGCGAGACGTGGGAGGTGTTCGTGAACGGCGGCCGAATCCCCACGGGGCTCGAAGCCGTGGCGTGGGCGCGGCGCGTCGAGGAGCTGGGGGCCGGCGAGATCGTCCTCACGTCGATGGACGCCGACGGCACCAAGAACGGCTACGACCTGCCGATGGTGGAGGCGGTCAGCCGGGCGGTGAACATTCCGGTGGTGGCGAGCGGCGGGGCCGGCTCGCCGGAGCACCTGCGGGCGGCGTTCGCGGCCGGGGCCGACGCGGCGCTGGCGGCCAGCATCTTCCACTACAACGAGTTCTCGATCCCGGACACGAAGGCGTACCTCGCCGCCCGCGGGGTGCCGGTCCGGGTCGCGCCGAAGCTGACGGCCTGA
- a CDS encoding type IV pilus twitching motility protein PilT produces MAGMSFQSPHPINGTEPGLKVAQPVPGEPMINQLFRTVMLHKGSDLHLKAGLPGMMRLRGVIQKMNTPTLSQEHLEKLIYPILREKDRKVLEDTGGADFAHVIGDDEARYRVNLFKQRGKFAVVARLVNQSIPSFADLGLPDSIETLCHYEQGMVLLAGVTGSGKSTTIASMLDYMNATEALHILTIEDPIEFVFKDKMSIMNQREVFLDVSDWHTALKHAVREDPDIILVGEMRDAETFEAAVHAAETGHVVFGTIHASNAYSTIDRILGLFPPSQHGAVRQSMVFNLKAVVAQKLIPSIKPGKSRVPTNEIMIVNPTIRDLILKHRDEKLLDAIRSFYNEGMLDFNENLRQLVERGDVDKSTALEFSPNADQLKMMIKGIKVATSGLV; encoded by the coding sequence ATGGCCGGCATGTCGTTCCAGTCGCCGCACCCGATCAACGGCACCGAGCCGGGGCTGAAGGTCGCGCAGCCGGTCCCCGGCGAGCCGATGATCAACCAGCTGTTCCGCACCGTCATGCTCCACAAGGGCTCCGACCTGCACCTCAAGGCGGGCCTGCCCGGGATGATGCGCCTCCGGGGCGTCATCCAGAAGATGAACACGCCCACCCTGTCGCAGGAACACCTGGAGAAGCTGATCTACCCGATCCTCCGCGAGAAGGACCGCAAGGTGCTGGAGGACACCGGCGGGGCCGACTTCGCCCACGTCATCGGCGACGACGAGGCCCGCTACCGGGTGAACCTGTTCAAGCAGCGCGGCAAGTTCGCCGTCGTGGCCCGGCTGGTGAACCAGAGCATCCCGTCGTTCGCCGACCTCGGCCTGCCGGACAGCATCGAGACGCTGTGCCACTACGAGCAGGGGATGGTGCTGCTGGCCGGCGTGACCGGGTCGGGCAAGAGCACCACCATCGCGTCGATGCTCGACTACATGAACGCGACCGAGGCGCTCCACATCCTCACCATCGAGGACCCGATCGAGTTCGTGTTCAAGGACAAGATGTCCATCATGAACCAGCGCGAGGTCTTCCTCGACGTGTCCGACTGGCACACGGCGCTGAAGCACGCCGTCCGCGAGGACCCGGACATCATCCTGGTGGGCGAGATGCGCGACGCCGAGACGTTCGAGGCGGCCGTCCACGCGGCCGAGACCGGGCACGTCGTGTTCGGCACGATCCACGCGTCGAACGCCTACAGCACGATCGACCGCATCCTCGGCCTGTTCCCGCCGAGCCAGCACGGGGCGGTGCGGCAGTCGATGGTGTTCAACCTCAAGGCGGTGGTGGCGCAGAAGCTCATCCCGTCGATCAAGCCGGGCAAGAGCCGGGTGCCGACGAACGAGATCATGATCGTGAACCCGACGATCCGCGACCTGATCCTGAAGCACCGCGACGAGAAGCTGCTGGACGCGATCCGCTCGTTCTACAACGAGGGGATGCTCGACTTCAACGAGAACCTGCGGCAGCTCGTGGAGCGCGGCGACGTGGACAAGTCGACGGCGCTCGAGTTCAGCCCGAACGCCGACCAGCTGAAGATGATGATCAAGGGGATCAAGGTCGCCACGTCGGGCCTCGTCTAG
- the tyrS gene encoding tyrosine--tRNA ligase: MPTADEQFALLTRGAAHIEKADELRKKLAAGRPLRVKYGIDPTGFDVHLGHTVPLRKLRQFQELGHTAVLIIGTATAAVGDPSGRDSSRAGLTPEQIEKNAATYLEQIAKVVDITKAEVRPNADWFNKFGFADMLKLLGSTTVQRMLERDDFSNRIKSGTPIYLHECLYPLMQGWDSVEVRADVELGGTEQLYNLMVGRDLQRAAGQEPQVCLTMPILRGTDGEKKMGKSVGNYVALAEPAREQFGKTMRIPDGLMREWYTLLTDRTPGEIDAILAGKPNEAKKALGAEIVRQYHGAAAAETVLADWRKQFEEKGDPEAIAEFTVPAAEVADGAVSAVKLIVLAKFCASNGEARRKIDEGAFNYGPDRTKPADAKAAVPVADGLVVRLGRKVARLRLGS; this comes from the coding sequence ATGCCCACCGCAGACGAGCAGTTCGCCCTCCTCACCCGCGGCGCGGCCCACATCGAGAAGGCCGACGAGCTCCGCAAGAAACTCGCCGCCGGGCGCCCGTTGCGCGTCAAGTACGGCATCGACCCCACCGGCTTCGACGTGCACCTGGGCCACACGGTGCCGCTGCGGAAGCTGCGGCAGTTCCAGGAGCTCGGCCACACCGCGGTGCTCATCATCGGCACCGCCACGGCCGCGGTCGGCGACCCGAGCGGCCGCGACTCCTCCCGCGCCGGCCTCACCCCCGAGCAGATCGAGAAGAACGCCGCCACCTACCTCGAACAGATCGCCAAGGTGGTGGACATCACGAAGGCCGAGGTGCGGCCGAACGCCGACTGGTTCAACAAGTTCGGGTTCGCCGACATGCTCAAGCTGCTCGGCAGCACCACGGTCCAGCGGATGCTCGAGCGCGACGACTTCTCGAACCGCATCAAATCCGGCACGCCGATCTACCTGCACGAGTGCCTGTACCCGCTGATGCAGGGGTGGGACAGCGTCGAGGTCCGCGCCGACGTGGAGCTCGGCGGCACGGAGCAGCTGTACAACCTGATGGTCGGCCGCGACCTCCAGCGGGCGGCGGGGCAGGAGCCGCAGGTGTGCCTGACGATGCCGATCCTCCGCGGCACCGACGGCGAGAAGAAGATGGGGAAGTCGGTCGGCAACTACGTGGCGCTGGCCGAGCCGGCGCGGGAGCAGTTCGGGAAGACGATGCGCATCCCCGACGGTCTGATGCGCGAGTGGTACACGCTCCTGACCGACCGCACGCCGGGCGAGATCGACGCGATCCTGGCCGGCAAGCCGAACGAGGCGAAGAAGGCGCTGGGTGCCGAGATCGTGCGGCAGTACCACGGGGCCGCGGCGGCGGAAACGGTGCTGGCCGACTGGCGGAAGCAGTTCGAGGAGAAGGGCGACCCGGAGGCGATCGCCGAGTTCACGGTCCCGGCCGCGGAGGTGGCCGACGGGGCGGTGTCGGCGGTGAAGCTGATCGTGCTGGCGAAGTTCTGCGCGAGCAACGGGGAAGCGCGCCGGAAGATCGACGAGGGGGCGTTCAACTACGGCCCCGACCGCACCAAGCCCGCCGACGCGAAGGCGGCGGTTCCCGTGGCCGACGGCCTGGTCGTCCGCCTGGGTCGCAAGGTGGCCCGCCTGCGGCTCGGCTCCTGA
- a CDS encoding YraN family protein: MFARRPWWRRWFGRRSERAAARFLRGLGYRVVAANVTDPAGEIDLIALDGETVVVVEVRSTATDDWERTAASVDLRKQRKITGAAVRFLARRRLLEGVAVRFDVLVLCWPPTAREPVVRHFPHAFEATGRFQFHG; encoded by the coding sequence GTGTTCGCCCGCCGGCCGTGGTGGCGGCGCTGGTTCGGCCGCCGCAGCGAGCGGGCGGCCGCCCGCTTCCTCCGCGGCCTCGGCTACCGGGTCGTCGCCGCCAACGTGACCGACCCGGCCGGCGAGATCGACCTGATCGCTCTCGACGGCGAGACGGTGGTGGTGGTGGAGGTCCGCAGCACCGCGACCGACGACTGGGAACGCACCGCCGCCTCCGTGGACCTCCGCAAGCAGCGGAAGATCACCGGGGCGGCGGTTCGCTTTCTCGCCCGCCGCCGGCTGCTGGAGGGCGTCGCCGTCCGGTTCGACGTGCTGGTGCTGTGCTGGCCGCCGACGGCGCGCGAACCCGTCGTCCGCCACTTCCCTCACGCCTTCGAGGCCACCGGCCGCTTCCAGTTCCACGGGTAG
- the trmD gene encoding tRNA (guanosine(37)-N1)-methyltransferase TrmD: MAAVRFDVLTLFPGMFDSYVRQSLLDDAIAAGLVEVHAWNMRDWTQDKHTRVDDRPFGGGPGMVLMAQPVVDAVEAVRAKAEPPGTLVMLTPAGERLTQRVVEQLATEPRLLLLCGRYEGFDDRIRQVLKPREISVGDFVCNGGEVPAMVVIDAVIRLVPGVLGDAASAADESHSEDGRIEYPQFTRPRVYRGLEVPEVLLGGNHGAVAKWRKEQSDQRSRNPRP, translated from the coding sequence ATGGCCGCCGTCCGCTTCGACGTCCTCACGCTGTTCCCGGGGATGTTCGACAGCTACGTCCGGCAGAGCCTCCTCGACGACGCCATCGCCGCCGGGCTCGTCGAGGTCCACGCCTGGAACATGCGGGACTGGACGCAGGACAAGCACACCCGCGTGGACGACCGCCCGTTCGGCGGCGGCCCCGGGATGGTGCTGATGGCCCAGCCGGTGGTGGACGCGGTCGAGGCGGTGCGGGCGAAGGCCGAGCCGCCCGGCACCCTGGTGATGCTCACGCCCGCCGGCGAGCGGCTGACGCAGCGGGTGGTCGAGCAGCTGGCCACCGAGCCGCGGCTGCTCCTGCTCTGCGGGCGGTACGAAGGCTTCGACGACCGCATCCGGCAGGTGCTGAAGCCGCGCGAGATTTCGGTCGGCGACTTCGTGTGCAACGGCGGTGAAGTCCCGGCGATGGTGGTGATCGACGCCGTGATCCGCCTGGTGCCCGGGGTGCTCGGCGACGCCGCGAGCGCGGCCGACGAGAGCCACAGCGAGGACGGCCGGATCGAGTACCCGCAGTTCACCCGGCCGCGCGTCTACCGCGGGCTGGAAGTCCCGGAGGTGCTGCTCGGCGGCAACCACGGGGCGGTGGCGAAGTGGCGGAAAGAACAAAGCGACCAGCGTAGCAGGAACCCGAGGCCATGA
- the rpsP gene encoding 30S ribosomal protein S16 produces the protein MAVRIRMKQMGRTHRHYYRIVAIDGRQPRDGRAIEELGSYDPHVPDADKSVTLRPSRIKYWQSVGAKASENVEAILRKHMSRCETLEAEAAAKAEAAKNPPPAQ, from the coding sequence GTGGCAGTCCGCATCCGTATGAAGCAGATGGGCCGGACGCACCGGCACTACTACCGCATTGTGGCCATCGACGGCCGCCAGCCGCGCGACGGCCGGGCCATCGAGGAGCTCGGCTCCTACGACCCGCACGTGCCGGATGCGGACAAGTCCGTCACCCTCCGCCCGAGCCGGATCAAGTACTGGCAGAGCGTCGGGGCGAAGGCGTCCGAGAACGTCGAGGCCATCCTGCGCAAGCACATGAGCCGCTGCGAGACGCTGGAGGCCGAGGCCGCCGCGAAGGCCGAGGCCGCCAAGAACCCGCCGCCGGCCCAGTAA